A DNA window from Phragmites australis chromosome 11, lpPhrAust1.1, whole genome shotgun sequence contains the following coding sequences:
- the LOC133884823 gene encoding LOW QUALITY PROTEIN: probable ubiquitin-conjugating enzyme E2 24 (The sequence of the model RefSeq protein was modified relative to this genomic sequence to represent the inferred CDS: inserted 1 base in 1 codon), with protein sequence MTKRGVAGXGIMDLFAIDSDSESNTGTSDSEDQEECEFTYIDHAQNILSSLDESIGKIDNFLTFERGFLHGDIVCPLSDPSGQLGRVVGVTMFVDLETSSSDIIKDVNSKKLSRVRSFVSGDYVVLGPWIGRVIRAFDLVTVMFSDGAKCEMLLRDSDVLKPIPPILFEDAPYFYYPGQHVRIIHPSVSKPATWLCGSWRPSRDEGVVSHVDVGLVHVNWITSVTNVWGDRSSSPPNFQDPKNLTLLSCFPYANWQLGDWCALMADADGCLWMNPGKSCFPTKARMCDSRMHMDFETCGSGCSQTYVVAKTKSIVDVLWQNGSISLGLEPQTLVPVSTLGDHDFWPGQFVLEKLTVEDAVRCQRTGIVRDVDALERTVNVKWIVPADSDTVTYGRAPTVETVSVYELVEHPDFSFCTGEVVIRSAVNIDKSEADLTNGSLASRESLVTYSGFLSCIGNVLGYKGDGIEVQWANGVISKVQHFEIIGLDRLLDCSLESMNEYTTGDSVNVAEQEEMHHENANNAQEESTENCTGSSCKATAFVFPKAAFDFLTNVAATWFGTHGSPSSGSVMVDPRYEIVKTAELQPSAEELSEENPILELVAQVEKPNLSSEDDIPKRFDVVTDCSDHHFVKENGHENVTRGWVKMVQQEWTILQNDLSDGIHVRVYEERMDLLRACIVGADGTPYHDNLFFFDIFFPPDYPHEPPSVHYHSGGLRLNPNLYESGKVCLSLLKTWTGTGNEVWNPENSTVLQLLLSLQALVLNEKPYFNEAGYDKFVGKADGEKNSITYNENAFLLSCKSMMYVLHKPPRHFEKFVKEHFTCRIARILDACEAYLGGDLVGHARDNAYISEDGSKNCSTGFKIMLAKLLPKLAVAFSEAGITGGTVNQCKPAPYISTDSL encoded by the exons ATGACCAAACGTGGTGTTGCAG TTGGAATCATGGATTTGTTTGCAATTGACTCGGATAGTGAGTCGAACACTGGGACCAGTGACAGCGAGGACCAAGAAGAATGTGAATTCACATACATCGACCATGCTCAGAACATCCTGTCAAGTCTGGACGAGAGCATTGGCAAGATTGACAATTTTCTGACCTTTGAAAGGGGGTTTCTGCATGGGGACATCGTCTGCCCTCTTTCTGATCCCTCAGGTCAGCTGGGACGTGTGGTCGGTGTCACAATGTTTGTTGACCTGGAGACAAGCTCTAGTGACATAATAAAAGATGTCAACAGCAAGAAGCTTTCAAGAGTGAGATCCTTTGTTTCTGGTGACTACGTGGTTTTGGGACCATGGATTGGACGGGTGATCAGGGCATTTGACCTGGTTACTGTTATGTTCAGTGATGGGGCAAAATGTGAAATGCTGTTAAGGGATTCTGATGTACTGAAGCCCATTCCTCCTATCCTTTTTGAAGATGCACCTTATTTTTACTATCCAGGTCAACATGTGAGGATTATCCATCCTTCGGTTTCCAAGCCGGCAACATGGTTGTGTGGATCATGGCGGCCCAGTAGAGATGAAGGTGTTGTCTCTCACGTAGATGTTGGGTTGGTGCATGTAAACTGGATCACCTCTGTAACAAATGTTTGGGGAGATCGATCATCCAGTCCTCCAAACTTTCAGGACCCAAAGAACCTCACTTTGCTGTCATGCTTCCCTTATGCTAATTGGCAATTGGGTGACTGGTGTGCTCTTATGGCTGATGCTGATGGATGCCTCTGGATGAATCCTGGCAAGTCTTGTTTTCCTACCAAGGCCCGGATGTGCGACTCTCGCATGCACATGGATTTTGAGACTTGCGGTTCAGGATGTTCTCAAACATATGTTGTTGCCAAAACAAAGAGCATTGTTGATGTTCTGTGGCAAAATGGAAGTATATCTCTTGGTTTGGAACCCCAAACACTGGTTCCTGTGAGCACCCTTGGTGATCATGATTTTTGGCCTGGTCAATTTGTCCTAGAGAAACTGACAGTAGAGGATGCTGTTAGATGTCAGCGAACTGGGATAGTGAGAGATGTGGATGCACTTGAGCGAACTGTAAatgtaaaatggattgttccaGCAGATAGTGACACTGTCACATATGGAAGGGCCCCCACTGTGGAGACTGTGAGTGTTTATGAGCTGGTAGAGCACCCGGATTTCTCCTTCTGCACTGGTGAGGTCGTTATCAGGTCAGCTGTGAACATAGACAAGTCTGAAGCAGATCTCACAAATGGGTCATTAGCAAGCAGGGAATCATTGGTTACCTACTCTGGCTTCTTATCATGCATTGGAAATGTTCTTGGGTACAAGGGTGACGGAATTGAAGTCCAATGGGCTAATGGTGTGATATCCAAG GTGCAACATTTTGAAATAATTGGATTAGATAGGCTTCTGGATTGTTCACTAGAATCGATGAATGAGTATACAACTGGTGATTCAGTAAACGTGGCTGAGCAGGAAGAAATGCACCATGAGAATGCAAAT AATGCTCAGGAGGAGTCTACTGAAAACTGCACCGGATCCTCGTGCAAAGCCACTGCTTTTGTCTTTCCCAAGGCAGCTTTTGACTTTCTAACAAATGTGGCTGCTACTTGGTTTGGTACTCATGGTTCTCCGTCTTCAGGCTCA GTTATGGTAGATCCTCGATATGAAATTGTGAAGACGGCAGAACTGCAGCCGTCTGCAGAAGAATTGTCAGAAGAAAATCCAATATTGGAGTTGGTGGCACAGGTTGAGAAGCCAAATCTATCTTCAGAAGATGACATTCCAAAAAGATTTGATGTAGTGACTGACTGTTCCGACCATCACTTTGTGAAGGAAAATGGCCACGAAAAT GTTACAAGAGGTTGGGTGAAGATGGTCCAACAAGAATGGACAATCCTGCAAAATGATTTATCAG ATGGTATTCATGTAAGAGTTTATGAGGAAAGGATGGATCTTCTGAGGGCTTGCATAGTTGGGGCAGATGGAACACCTTATCATgacaatttatttttctttgatatTTTCTTTCCTCCTGATTATCCTCATGAACCACCT TCTGTTCACTATCACTCTGGTGGCCTCCGCCTGAACCCAAATTTGTATGAGTCGGGAAAAGTATGTCTCAGCCTTCTGAAGACATGGACAGGAACTGGTAATGAAGTGTGGAATCCAGAAAACTCGACTGTTCTTCAACTGTTGTTATCCCTCCAGGCCCTTGTTCTCAATGAAAAACCTTATTTCAACGAGGCGGGCTATGACAAATTTGTGGGGAAAGCTGATGGAGAGAAGAACTCCATCACTTACAATGAGAATGCTTTCCTGCTGTCATGCAAGTCCATGATGTATGTTTTACACAAGCCACCAAGG CATTTTGAGAAGTTCGTCAAGGAGCACTTCACTTGTCGCATCGCACGCATTCTGGATGCCTGCGAGGCTTATCTTGGTGGCGATCTCGTCGGACACGCACGTGACAATGCATACATATCAGAGGATGGAAGCAAGAATTGTTCAACCGGTTTCAAGATAATGCTTGCCAAGCTTCTGCCGAAGCTTGCCGTCGCCTTCTCTGAGGCTGGGATCACCGGGGGGACAGTGAACCAGTGCAAGCCTGCTCCCTACATCAGTACTGATAGTTTGTGA